A stretch of Miscanthus floridulus cultivar M001 chromosome 13, ASM1932011v1, whole genome shotgun sequence DNA encodes these proteins:
- the LOC136501801 gene encoding LOW QUALITY PROTEIN: transcription factor TGAL10-like (The sequence of the model RefSeq protein was modified relative to this genomic sequence to represent the inferred CDS: deleted 2 bases in 1 codon), with protein MGIYERQRHLVAAGVWGEPFRPDADAVALPLAAVVPTVTVATTPAPLDVVEAEEVKFGKRLLQAQQDDVAPPVEEEAPPPSSDSFGHDDDARPRDKVRRTRLMNSETAREAARKSRLRKKAYIQYLETSRMKLAQLEQELTMARRQQHGAYGVGGGGVTPPPEAAAPVDPRVAAFQLEYAHWVEEQGRQATELRAALQSHVPDVQLRVLVDAGLAHYGSLFQAKARAARSDAFFVLSGVCRAPAEFFFLWIGGFRPSELLKVLAPQLDPLLELQAAEVRKLQNTARQLEDALAQGTNKLQQTLVETLMTVDVSPDGAAGGGGYAAQQMASAVGKLADLVDFVDKVTD; from the exons ATGGGGATCTACGAGCGGCAGCGCCACCTGGTGGCGGCCGGCGTGTGGGGGGAGCCGTTCCGGCCCGACGCCGACGCCGTGGCCCTGCCCCTGGCCGCGGTCGTCCCCACGGTCACCGTGGCGACGACGCCGGCGCCGCTCGACGTCGTCGAAGCAGAGGAGGTCAAGTTCGGCAAACGCCTG TTGCAGGCACAGCAGGACGACGTCGCGCCGCCGGTGGAAGAagaagcgccgccgccgtcgtcggatAGCTTCGGCCACGACGACGACGCCAGGCCAAGAGACAAGGTGAGACGGACCCGACTGATGA ATTCAGAGACGGCTCGCGAGGCAGCCCGGAAGAGCCGGCTACGGAAGAAG GCGTACATCCAGTATCTCGAGACGAGCCGCATGAAGCTAGCGCAGCTGGAGCaggagctcaccatggccaggcGCCAGCAGCACGGCGCGTACGgcgtgggaggaggaggagtcacaCCGCCGCCGGAGGCGGCGGCTCCCGTGGACCCGCGTGTGGCCGCGTTCCAGCTGGAGTACGCGCACTGGGTGGAGGAGCAGGGCAGGCAGGCGACGGAGCTGCGTGCGGCGCTGCAGTCGCACGTGCCGGACGTGCAGCTGCGCGTGCTCGTCGACGCGGGGCTGGCGCACTACGGCTCGCTGTTCCAGGCCAAGGCGCGCGCGGCGCGGTCCGACGCCTTCTTCGTGCTGTCCGGCGTGTGCCGGGCCCCCGCGGAGTTTTTCTTCCTCTGGATCGGCGGGTTCCGCCCCTCCGAGCTGCTCAAGGTGCTGGCGCCGCAGCTGGACCCGCTCTTGGAGCTCCAGGCCGCCGAGGTGCGCAAGCTGCAGAACACAGCGCGGCAGCTGGAGGACGCGCTG GCGCAGGGCACGAACAAGCTGCAGCAGACGCTCGTCGAGACCCTCATGACCGTCGACGTCTCGCCGGACGGCGCTGCCGGCGGGGGCGGGTACGCGGCGCAGCAGATGGCCAGCGCCGTGGGCAAGCTCGCCGACCTCGTCGACTTCGTGGACAAGGTGACTGACTAG